In a single window of the Elaeis guineensis isolate ETL-2024a chromosome 8, EG11, whole genome shotgun sequence genome:
- the LOC105035645 gene encoding probable serine/threonine-protein kinase PBL21 isoform X3 — MSRTLAAHLGGAAGAVALVGIVVIFVWYCLWRSRSVSRTSETNSSEPSQAGQGIELPFHGGVSYPPGFQGARHFTLEELNVTTKNFSNINMIGYGMFGEVYKGLLHDGMVAIKARTSAPSQEFIEEVHFLSSIRHRNLVSLLGYCQENGMQMLIYEYIPNGSVSTHLYGSGQVASARLEFKHRLSIAHGAAKGLGILHSLNPPLVHMNFKTANVLVDEDFTPKVADAGLQSLLDRIDEAGPSSRLTIDDPFLDPEVKESGRFSVRSDVYSFGVFLLELVTGREARSDQSIIELALKKFMKALQAMIAYL, encoded by the exons ATGTCAAGGACTCTTGCAGCACATTTGGGAGGTGCTGCAGGAGCCGTGGCATTGGTTGGGATAGTGGTTATTTTTGTATGGTACTGCCTATGGCGTAGCCGGAGTGTTTCAAGAACTTCAGAGACCAATTCATCAGAACCATCTCAAG CAGGACAAGGTATTGAATTACCTTTCCATGGAGGTGTCTCCTACCCACCAGGCTTTCAAGGAGCAAGACATTTTACACTGGAGGAATTAAATGTGACTACAAAGAACTTCAGCAATATCAATATGATCGGTTATGGTATGTTTGGAGAAGTCTACAAGGGTTTGCTTCATGATGGGATGGTAGCTATTAAGGCAAGGACATCTGCTCCAAGTCAGGAATTTATTGAAGAG GTACATTTCTTATCATCTATTCGGCATAGGAATCTTGTGAGTCTTTTGGGTTACTGCCAGGAAAATGGCATGCAGATGCTCATCTATGAGTATATACCAAATGGCAGCGTTTCCACTCACTTATATG GTTCTGGTCAGGTGGCAAGTGCCAGGCTAGAATTCAAGCATAGACTTTCGATAGCCCATGGGGCGGCTAAAG GTCTGGGCATCCTGCATTCTCTGAATCCTCCTCTGGTACATATGAACTTCAAAACAGCAAATGTGCTTGTAGATGAGGACTTCACACCAAAAGTTGCAGATGCTGGGCTTCAAAGCCTGCTTGATCGAATTGATGAAGCTGGTCCATCTTCCCGATTGACAATAGATGATCCTTTCCTCGATCCTGA GGTGAAGGAGTCTGGAAGATTTTCTGTAAGGAGTGATGTATATAGTTTTGGGGTGTTTCTTCTGGAGTTAGTAACTGGGCGGGAAGCTAGATCTGATCAAAGCATCATCGAATTG